In the Sarcophilus harrisii chromosome 1, mSarHar1.11, whole genome shotgun sequence genome, one interval contains:
- the LOC116420611 gene encoding centromere protein V-like, with protein sequence MAPRKNAKGGGGHSSSSPGGSGGSSSSNSSSSSAGGSHSSSSNSSPGSRRGQCFSREGGGESCGRQSGWSPAPIDQRWRRSEKEEAVPTPRPPDPQTPRPPDPQTPRPPDPRAAASESLGVSANESWMTRRRPSELEKVGKRAALLDEL encoded by the exons ATGGCCCCAAGGAAGAATGCGAAAGGCGGTGGTGgccacagcagcagcagcccgggcggcagcggcggcagcagcagcagcaacagcagcagtagtagtgcGGGAGGTAgccacagcagcagcagcaacagcagcccGGGCTCCCGCAGAGGTCAGTGCTTCTCtcgggaggggggtggggagagctGCGGGAGGCAGTCGGGATGGAGCCCCGCCCCTATCGACCAGCGCTGGAGGAGGAGCGAGAAGGAGGAGGCAGTTCCCACCCCCAGACCCCCAGACCCCCAGACCCCCAGACCCCCAGACCCCCAGACCCCCAGACCCCCAGACCCCCGGGCTGCGGCCTCTGAAAGCCTCGG TGTCTCCGCTAACGAGTCCTGGATGACTCGCAGGAGACccagtgagctggagaaggtggGGAAGAGAGCAGCTCTTCTGGACGAACTGTGA